In Desulfomicrobium macestii, the following proteins share a genomic window:
- a CDS encoding sigma-54-dependent transcriptional regulator: MIQPYPVLIVDDEADILTSFDLCLRSCGIDNIICCRKPAEAMRIIDGQPLGAMILDLSMPGVTGQEILSHVRETRPELPVIVATGVESIESAVECMKLGALDYLAKPVEEERLMASVRTALEMSRLRRENTSLRESLVQDRLANPQAFAHFTTASIKMRQIFKYLEAVAASPEPILINGETGVGKELAARAVHKLSCPGKPFVAVNVAGLDDMVFSDTLFGHRKGAFTGAVLARKGLVEQAADGVLFLDEIGDLNETSQVKLLRLLQEREYMPLGADLPRPSEARIVVATNRDLEAMTREGRFRKDLYYRLCTHMVRIPPLRERTDDIPVLLDLFIGQAAASFGKDAPRPSRCLISRLSAYPFPGNVRELRAFVFDAMGRWNGGDFSCGPDNDNPGHLGMHEELCFPATLPTIDETVHALVREAMSRAGGVQTVAARWLGISQPALSKRLKKDGL, encoded by the coding sequence ATGATCCAGCCCTACCCCGTCCTCATCGTCGACGACGAGGCCGACATCCTGACCAGCTTCGACCTGTGCCTGCGCTCCTGCGGCATCGACAACATCATCTGCTGCCGGAAGCCCGCCGAGGCCATGCGCATCATCGACGGCCAGCCCCTGGGGGCCATGATCCTCGACCTGAGCATGCCCGGCGTCACCGGCCAGGAAATCCTGTCCCATGTGCGCGAGACGCGACCCGAACTGCCCGTCATCGTGGCCACGGGCGTGGAGTCCATCGAGTCGGCCGTGGAATGCATGAAACTCGGCGCCCTGGACTACCTGGCCAAGCCCGTCGAGGAAGAGCGGCTGATGGCCTCCGTGCGCACGGCCCTGGAGATGAGCCGCCTGCGCCGCGAGAACACGTCCCTGCGCGAGAGCCTCGTCCAGGACCGCCTGGCCAACCCCCAGGCCTTCGCCCATTTCACCACGGCCAGCATCAAGATGCGCCAGATCTTCAAGTACCTGGAGGCCGTCGCCGCCTCGCCCGAGCCCATCCTCATCAACGGCGAGACGGGCGTCGGCAAGGAGCTGGCCGCGCGCGCCGTGCACAAGCTGTCCTGCCCGGGCAAGCCCTTCGTGGCCGTCAACGTGGCGGGCCTCGACGACATGGTCTTCAGCGACACCCTCTTCGGCCACCGCAAGGGCGCCTTCACCGGCGCGGTCCTGGCCCGCAAGGGCCTCGTGGAGCAGGCCGCCGACGGCGTTCTCTTTCTGGACGAGATCGGCGACCTGAACGAAACGTCCCAGGTGAAGCTGCTGCGCCTCCTTCAGGAGCGCGAGTACATGCCGCTCGGCGCGGACCTTCCCCGCCCGTCCGAGGCGCGCATCGTGGTGGCCACCAACCGCGACCTGGAGGCCATGACCCGCGAGGGCCGCTTCCGCAAGGACCTCTACTACCGCCTGTGCACGCACATGGTCCGCATCCCGCCCCTGCGCGAACGCACCGACGACATCCCGGTCCTGCTGGACCTTTTCATCGGCCAGGCCGCCGCCAGCTTCGGCAAGGACGCGCCAAGACCCAGCCGCTGCCTGATCAGCCGCCTCAGCGCCTACCCCTTCCCCGGCAACGTCCGCGAGCTGCGCGCCTTCGTCTTCGACGCCATGGGCCGCTGGAACGGCGGGGATTTCTCCTGCGGCCCCGACAACGACAACCCCGGGCACCTCGGCATGCACGAGGAGCTGTGCTTCCCCGCCACCCTGCCGACCATCGACGAGACCGTGCATGCCCTGGTGCGCGAGGCCATGAGCCGGGCGGGCGGAGTGCAGACCGTGGCCGCGCGCTGGCTCGGCATCTCCCAGCCGGCACTGAGCAAGCGGCTGAAAAAAGACGGGCTCTGA
- a CDS encoding FAD binding domain-containing protein: MVQNYVFPATVSEAVTVLSTNRGKARIIAGGTDLMLELQDGKNTCDVLVDLTQIAELKNITEENGFIRIGASVTHAQAAKSELVLKHAPALAQACRKVGSLQIRNMGTIIGNIVTGNPAADAAVALACLETTAEITTQEGMQTMPLEDMYAGVCLSCIDSCCQVVTHVRFPVKQKGQGSAYLRMEQRKALALPMLAVSAMVELDGDAFKWARVLIAPVGAGPQHALDAEEFLKGAPVTSATMTEAGQLARNQAMFRSSAIRGSKEYRMGVLPVFIERVLQAAVEDARKA; encoded by the coding sequence ATGGTTCAAAACTACGTTTTCCCGGCGACCGTGTCCGAAGCGGTCACGGTCCTCAGCACCAACAGGGGGAAGGCCCGGATCATCGCCGGCGGCACCGACCTCATGCTGGAACTGCAGGACGGCAAGAACACCTGCGACGTGCTGGTGGACCTCACCCAGATCGCGGAACTCAAGAACATCACCGAAGAGAACGGGTTCATCCGCATCGGTGCGAGCGTCACCCACGCCCAGGCGGCCAAGTCCGAGCTGGTCCTGAAACACGCGCCGGCCCTGGCCCAGGCCTGCCGCAAGGTCGGGTCCCTGCAGATCCGCAACATGGGCACCATCATCGGCAACATCGTCACCGGCAACCCCGCCGCCGACGCCGCCGTGGCCCTGGCCTGCCTCGAAACCACGGCCGAGATCACCACCCAGGAAGGCATGCAGACCATGCCGCTCGAAGACATGTACGCCGGCGTCTGCCTGTCCTGCATCGACAGCTGCTGCCAGGTCGTGACCCACGTCAGATTTCCCGTGAAGCAGAAAGGCCAGGGTTCGGCCTACCTGCGCATGGAACAGCGCAAGGCCCTGGCCCTGCCCATGCTCGCCGTCTCGGCCATGGTCGAACTCGACGGCGACGCATTCAAGTGGGCCCGGGTCCTCATCGCCCCCGTGGGCGCGGGACCCCAGCACGCCCTCGACGCCGAGGAATTCCTCAAAGGCGCCCCCGTCACGAGCGCGACCATGACCGAAGCCGGGCAGCTGGCCCGCAACCAGGCCATGTTCCGCAGCAGCGCCATCCGCGGTTCCAAGGAATACCGGATGGGAGTCCTGCCCGTTTTCATCGAACGGGTCCTTCAAGCGGCAGTCGAAGACGCCCGCAAAGCATAA